The proteins below are encoded in one region of Tessaracoccus aquimaris:
- a CDS encoding PH domain-containing protein: MQAVTEEQSAPTPSEVPERLAYTSPPALMTAVVLSIVLLSFSMFGWWALGKEIRNQVTWLQAATLLFFVFVMIGVMLSVGYSRLWANEQGITVRNGPILRKYPIDKIAGVRLRKGDPWSSLLLKGEGELKRKPVLAIQSLEGEAGERKLIELRRWLVEHGATSRDVVIREEDEPPLDED; the protein is encoded by the coding sequence GTGCAGGCTGTGACCGAGGAACAGAGCGCCCCGACCCCGTCCGAGGTGCCAGAGCGTTTGGCCTACACCAGCCCGCCCGCCCTGATGACGGCCGTGGTGCTGTCGATCGTGCTGCTGTCCTTCTCGATGTTCGGCTGGTGGGCGCTCGGCAAGGAGATCCGCAACCAGGTGACGTGGCTGCAGGCCGCGACGCTGCTGTTCTTCGTGTTCGTGATGATCGGCGTGATGCTCTCGGTCGGCTACTCGCGGCTTTGGGCGAACGAGCAGGGCATCACGGTGCGCAACGGGCCGATCCTGCGCAAGTACCCGATCGACAAGATTGCGGGCGTGCGGCTGCGCAAGGGCGACCCGTGGAGCTCCCTGCTGCTGAAGGGCGAGGGCGAACTCAAGCGCAAGCCGGTGCTCGCCATCCAGTCACTTGAGGGTGAAGCGGGGGAGCGCAAGCTGATCGAACTGCGCCGCTGGCTGGTCGAGCACGGCGCCACCTCGCGCGACGTCGTGATCCGCGAGGAGGACGAGCCGCCGCTCGACGAGGACTGA
- a CDS encoding SseB family protein: protein MNELRSLAQPNSRFAGDDGSPDPLTREALGRVRDHKSYIRAIVALCTSRLLMPIVASGDESMDGPDPDRHAEMAAVTLTDDTGSYLLAFTGIDSMQQWNADARPVPCLLDELCATVEAAGAEQLLLDVAGPVPFVISGDALRLLADGNALVEFEGEDFAWVKYADAEPEADAAPEPEAEA from the coding sequence ATGAATGAGCTGCGTTCGCTTGCCCAGCCCAACTCGCGGTTCGCGGGGGACGACGGGTCGCCCGACCCGCTGACCCGAGAGGCCCTCGGCAGGGTGCGCGACCACAAGAGCTACATCCGCGCGATCGTCGCGCTGTGCACCAGCAGGCTGCTGATGCCGATCGTCGCGAGCGGCGACGAGTCGATGGACGGGCCCGACCCGGACAGGCACGCGGAGATGGCCGCCGTCACGCTGACCGACGACACAGGCAGCTACCTGCTCGCCTTCACGGGCATCGACTCGATGCAGCAGTGGAACGCCGACGCGCGCCCCGTGCCGTGCCTGCTCGACGAACTGTGCGCAACCGTCGAGGCGGCCGGCGCCGAGCAGTTGCTGCTCGACGTCGCGGGCCCCGTCCCGTTCGTCATCTCCGGGGATGCGCTGCGGCTGCTCGCCGACGGCAACGCCCTCGTCGAGTTCGAGGGCGAAGACTTCGCCTGGGTGAAGTACGCCGACGCCGAGCCAGAAGCCGACGCCGCGCCGGAGCCGGAAGCCGAGGCCTGA
- the infC gene encoding translation initiation factor IF-3 — translation MRGGLSSLDTRNSHTGGPISTEPRINDRIRVPEVRLVGPNGEQVGIVRVEDALRLAAENDLDLVEVAPMARPPVAKLMDYGKFKFEAAQKERDARRNQSNVSTKEMKLRLKIDNHDYETKKGHVVRFLKGGDKVKITIMFRGREQSRPELGMDLLRRLAEDVAEFGFVESSPKQDGRNMLMVLGPTKKKTEARVDQAADRDRRMAQRKSNAELDRAAEAELRAAHSDDTPKKKRGPADNMDPDIDL, via the coding sequence ATGCGCGGGGGCCTTTCGTCGTTGGACACGAGAAACTCACACACTGGAGGACCCATCAGCACTGAACCGCGGATCAATGATCGCATCCGAGTACCCGAAGTCCGGCTCGTCGGCCCCAACGGCGAGCAGGTCGGCATCGTGCGCGTCGAGGACGCATTGCGTCTTGCGGCGGAGAACGATCTGGATCTAGTCGAAGTCGCGCCGATGGCACGCCCGCCGGTCGCGAAGCTGATGGACTACGGCAAGTTCAAGTTCGAGGCCGCTCAGAAGGAGCGCGACGCCCGACGTAACCAGTCGAACGTCAGCACCAAGGAGATGAAGCTCCGTCTCAAGATCGACAACCACGATTACGAGACCAAGAAGGGCCACGTCGTCCGCTTCCTCAAGGGCGGCGACAAGGTCAAGATCACCATCATGTTCCGCGGACGTGAGCAGTCCCGTCCCGAGCTCGGCATGGACCTGCTGCGCAGGCTCGCCGAGGACGTGGCGGAGTTCGGCTTCGTCGAGTCGTCCCCCAAGCAGGACGGCCGCAACATGCTCATGGTGCTCGGCCCGACCAAGAAGAAGACCGAGGCCCGCGTGGACCAGGCCGCCGACCGCGACCGCCGCATGGCGCAGCGCAAGTCGAACGCCGAACTGGACAGGGCCGCAGAGGCCGAGCTCCGGGCAGCCCACTCGGACGACACACCCAAGAAGAAGCGCGGTCCTGCAGACAACATGGACCCCGACATCGATCTCTGA
- the rpmI gene encoding 50S ribosomal protein L35 yields MPKMKSHSGAKKRFKTTGTGKLLRRKANLGHLNEHKSSRRIRSLQGDEAVAPADAKKMRKLLGKHKGR; encoded by the coding sequence ATGCCGAAGATGAAGTCGCACTCCGGCGCGAAGAAGCGGTTCAAGACCACCGGAACGGGCAAGCTCCTGCGCCGCAAGGCCAACCTGGGCCACCTGAACGAGCACAAGTCGTCGCGGCGCATCCGTAGCCTGCAGGGCGACGAGGCCGTGGCCCCCGCCGACGCCAAGAAGATGCGCAAGCTCCTTGGCAAGCACAAGGGCCGCTGA
- the rplT gene encoding 50S ribosomal protein L20, translating to MARVKRSVNAKKKRREVLELASGYRGQRSRLYRKAKEQMLHSATYSYRDRRAKKGDFRSLWIQRINAAVRAEGMTYNRFINGLKNAGVEVDRKILAELAVNDVATFNALVAVAKDNQPAAAA from the coding sequence ATGGCACGCGTGAAGCGTTCTGTGAATGCGAAGAAGAAGCGTCGCGAAGTACTTGAGCTCGCCTCCGGTTACCGCGGCCAGCGTTCGCGTCTGTACCGCAAGGCGAAGGAGCAGATGCTCCACTCCGCCACCTACAGCTACCGCGACCGTCGCGCCAAGAAGGGCGACTTCCGCAGCCTCTGGATCCAGCGCATCAACGCCGCTGTCCGCGCCGAGGGCATGACCTACAACCGTTTCATCAACGGTCTGAAGAACGCAGGCGTCGAGGTGGATCGCAAGATCCTGGCCGAGCTGGCCGTCAACGACGTTGCCACGTTCAACGCTCTGGTCGCCGTCGCCAAGGACAACCAGCCCGCTGCTGCCGCCTGA
- a CDS encoding TrmH family RNA methyltransferase, whose translation MTHEPNAALGLNASVLRSVRRLTQRRGRDLTGKFLAEGRQAVREALATDDLVEEVIVIDADRHADLLEGVDVPIWQATEHQMRQLSDTVTPQGIIAVCRQLRYDWDALDGARLVVICAQVRDPGNAGTVIRCADAFGADAVILTAGSVEIYNPKTVRSTVGSLFHMPILTGIPLSEAVDRVKAMGMKVLAADGVGAPLDLLAADGGLAGPVAWIMGNEAWGLPDEDAQLADQIVAVPMWGKAESLNLSSAAAVCLYATASAQRRQR comes from the coding sequence GTGACTCACGAACCGAACGCCGCCCTTGGCCTCAACGCCTCGGTGCTGCGTTCGGTTCGTCGTCTGACGCAGCGCCGTGGCCGTGATCTCACGGGCAAGTTCCTCGCAGAGGGCCGCCAGGCGGTCCGCGAGGCGCTCGCCACCGACGACCTCGTCGAGGAAGTCATCGTGATCGACGCCGACCGGCACGCCGACCTCCTCGAAGGGGTCGACGTCCCGATCTGGCAGGCCACGGAGCATCAGATGCGCCAGCTCAGCGACACGGTGACGCCGCAGGGGATCATCGCGGTCTGCAGGCAGTTGCGCTACGACTGGGACGCACTCGACGGCGCCCGGCTCGTGGTGATCTGCGCGCAGGTCCGCGACCCCGGAAACGCGGGCACCGTGATCCGCTGCGCCGACGCGTTCGGCGCCGATGCGGTGATCCTCACCGCCGGCAGCGTCGAGATCTACAACCCCAAGACGGTGCGCTCAACCGTCGGAAGCCTGTTCCACATGCCCATCCTGACCGGGATCCCGCTCTCCGAGGCGGTCGACCGGGTCAAGGCGATGGGCATGAAGGTGCTCGCGGCCGACGGCGTCGGCGCACCCCTCGACCTGCTCGCGGCGGACGGCGGCCTCGCTGGCCCCGTCGCCTGGATCATGGGCAACGAGGCGTGGGGACTTCCCGACGAGGACGCCCAACTGGCCGACCAGATCGTGGCCGTCCCGATGTGGGGAAAGGCGGAGAGCCTCAATCTCTCCAGCGCCGCGGCGGTGTGCCTCTACGCCACCGCCTCGGCCCAACGACGACAACGGTGA
- the pheS gene encoding phenylalanine--tRNA ligase subunit alpha, whose amino-acid sequence MSGPNDNFDPKQVAALDPAQIDGFVTEALSAIEASSTTAELKQARHDHAGEVSPLALANREIGALPPHARKEAGQRVGQARGRLNQAFAARQEALSVAEEEATLVAERVDMTLPVDLGPRGALHPVTNLIDEMIDVFVAMGWEVADGPQVESEWHNFDALNLAPDHPARALQDTLWIDPPSAGKLLRTQTSPVQIRAMLERGVPLYIISPGKVFRADEYDATHLPVFHQLEGLVVDKGISMADLRGTLDHLAQAMFGDVRTRMRPHYFPFTEPSAEVDLQCFVCHGESVGNPERPCRTCRSEGWIEWGGCGVVNPRVLAACGVDPEVYSGFAFGMGVDRTVMFRTGAPDLRDFVEGDIRFSRSILGGAR is encoded by the coding sequence ATGTCAGGGCCTAACGACAACTTCGATCCCAAGCAGGTCGCCGCGCTCGATCCGGCGCAGATCGACGGCTTCGTGACGGAGGCGCTCTCCGCGATCGAGGCCTCCTCGACGACCGCGGAACTGAAGCAGGCGCGCCACGACCATGCGGGAGAGGTCTCCCCGCTCGCGCTCGCCAACCGCGAGATCGGCGCGCTGCCCCCGCATGCGCGCAAGGAGGCCGGCCAGCGCGTCGGACAGGCGCGCGGCAGGCTGAACCAGGCGTTCGCCGCCCGCCAGGAGGCCCTCTCGGTCGCCGAGGAGGAGGCCACCCTGGTCGCGGAGCGCGTCGACATGACCCTGCCGGTCGACCTCGGCCCCCGCGGAGCACTGCACCCCGTCACCAACCTGATCGACGAGATGATCGACGTGTTCGTCGCGATGGGCTGGGAGGTCGCAGACGGCCCGCAGGTGGAGTCGGAGTGGCACAACTTCGACGCCCTCAACCTCGCCCCCGACCACCCCGCCCGCGCCCTGCAGGACACCCTGTGGATCGACCCGCCGTCGGCGGGCAAACTGCTGCGCACCCAGACGTCGCCGGTGCAGATCCGCGCGATGCTTGAGCGCGGCGTCCCGCTGTACATCATCAGCCCCGGCAAGGTTTTCCGCGCCGACGAGTACGACGCGACCCACCTTCCCGTCTTCCACCAACTCGAGGGCCTCGTCGTCGACAAGGGCATCTCGATGGCCGACCTGCGCGGCACGCTCGACCACCTCGCGCAGGCCATGTTCGGCGACGTCCGCACCCGGATGCGCCCGCACTACTTCCCGTTCACGGAGCCGTCGGCCGAGGTCGACCTGCAGTGCTTCGTGTGCCACGGCGAGTCCGTCGGCAATCCCGAGCGTCCCTGCCGCACCTGCCGCTCCGAGGGCTGGATCGAGTGGGGCGGCTGCGGCGTCGTCAACCCGCGTGTGCTCGCCGCCTGCGGCGTCGACCCCGAGGTGTACTCGGGCTTCGCGTTCGGCATGGGCGTCGACCGCACCGTGATGTTCCGCACCGGAGCGCCCGACCTTCGCGACTTCGTCGAGGGCGACATCCGCTTCAGCCGTTCGATCCTTGGAGGTGCCCGATGA
- the pheT gene encoding phenylalanine--tRNA ligase subunit beta, whose translation MKAPISWLRDLVTLPADTDTARLADQFTKVGLTVEHIEQTGSPVTGPLVVGRVLSLVEEPQKNGKTIRYCRVDVGAELNDDATDEFPASRGIVCGADNFAVGDLVVVALPGSVLPGDFSIAARKTYGHVSDGMICAEDELGLGEDHSGIMVLASDTADPGTDAIDLLWSADEVLDIDVTPDLSYCLSLRGLAREAAIANGVSYEDRYRAHLPEPVDGGHPVVLDSDRCSAFVALTIQGIDPTAASPSWMVDRLRASGVRSISLPVDVTNYVMLESGQPLHAYDAAKLSGPIVVRLARDGEKLRTLDGQDRDLDADDLLITDDSGPIGLAGVMGGETTEVSDATTAIVLEAASFAPASVSRTFRRHGLPSEASKRFERGVDPQLGYAAAKRAAKLLIASGGGEVTAETVVGSAPATRHISLRSGLVSAVLGTKVEQDEITRLLRAAAIPVTVLGDSLTVDAPSWRGDLVDPYDVVEEIGRHIGYDRIGLRLPVPPVTRGLDPLIRNRRAALRAVAALGFTEVLSLPFAATDELDQLGVPETDPRRSLVRLANPLSETHAYLRTSLLPGLFAAVARNTSRSMGDLALFEQGRVYFDRGDAVAPRPSVAHRPSEDDLAAIEAALPGQPETIAAVVTGNWRPAGWWGPAVPADWTHVVAFAERAAAAVGARLDRRNASVAPWHPGRGAELSLGGVVLGHAGELHPAVVKAFRLPEHACAVELNLELVLKLATDGGRIGTLSAFPLAKEDVALIVDADVAASDVQAALTEGAGDLLESISLFDVYTGDQAGEGKKSLAFALRFRGDTTLTDADAAAARQNAVAVAVERFGAVQRA comes from the coding sequence ATGAAGGCCCCGATCTCGTGGCTGCGTGACCTCGTCACGCTGCCCGCAGACACCGACACCGCGCGGCTCGCCGACCAGTTCACCAAGGTCGGCCTGACCGTCGAGCACATCGAGCAGACCGGCTCGCCCGTCACCGGGCCCCTCGTGGTCGGCCGGGTGCTCAGCCTCGTCGAGGAGCCGCAGAAGAACGGCAAGACGATCCGCTACTGCCGCGTCGATGTCGGAGCGGAACTCAACGACGACGCGACGGACGAGTTCCCCGCGAGCCGCGGCATCGTCTGCGGCGCCGACAACTTCGCCGTCGGCGACCTCGTCGTCGTGGCGCTGCCCGGCTCGGTGCTGCCCGGCGACTTCTCCATCGCGGCCCGCAAGACCTACGGCCACGTCTCCGACGGCATGATCTGCGCCGAGGACGAACTGGGCCTCGGCGAGGACCATAGCGGCATCATGGTGCTCGCCTCGGACACGGCGGATCCCGGCACCGACGCGATCGACCTGCTGTGGAGCGCCGACGAGGTGCTCGACATCGACGTGACCCCCGACCTGAGCTACTGCCTGTCGCTGCGAGGGCTGGCCCGCGAGGCGGCCATCGCGAACGGCGTGAGCTACGAGGACCGCTACCGGGCGCACCTGCCCGAGCCGGTCGACGGCGGCCACCCGGTCGTCCTCGACTCCGACCGCTGCTCCGCCTTCGTCGCGCTGACGATCCAGGGCATCGACCCGACCGCCGCGTCACCGTCGTGGATGGTCGACCGGCTGCGCGCCTCCGGCGTCCGCTCGATCTCGCTGCCCGTCGACGTCACCAACTACGTGATGCTCGAGTCCGGTCAGCCGCTGCACGCCTACGACGCCGCCAAGCTGTCCGGCCCGATCGTCGTCCGGCTCGCCCGGGATGGCGAGAAGTTGCGCACGCTCGACGGCCAGGACCGCGACCTCGACGCCGACGACCTGCTCATCACCGACGACTCCGGCCCCATCGGGCTGGCGGGCGTGATGGGCGGCGAGACGACCGAGGTCTCCGACGCGACCACCGCCATCGTGCTGGAGGCGGCCAGCTTCGCGCCCGCATCCGTGTCGCGCACCTTCCGCCGCCACGGCCTGCCTTCTGAGGCGTCCAAGCGCTTCGAGCGCGGCGTCGACCCGCAGCTCGGCTACGCGGCAGCTAAGCGCGCCGCGAAGCTGCTGATCGCCAGCGGCGGGGGAGAGGTGACCGCCGAGACGGTCGTCGGCTCCGCGCCCGCGACCAGGCACATCTCGCTGCGCTCCGGCCTCGTGTCGGCCGTGCTCGGCACCAAGGTCGAACAGGACGAGATCACCCGGCTGCTGCGCGCCGCCGCGATCCCGGTGACCGTGCTCGGTGACTCGCTGACGGTGGACGCGCCGAGCTGGCGCGGCGACCTTGTCGACCCGTACGACGTCGTCGAGGAGATCGGCCGCCACATCGGCTACGACCGGATCGGTCTGCGGCTGCCGGTCCCGCCGGTGACCCGTGGACTCGACCCGCTGATCCGCAACCGGAGGGCCGCGCTGCGCGCCGTCGCAGCGCTCGGCTTCACCGAGGTGCTGTCGCTGCCGTTCGCCGCCACCGATGAGCTCGACCAGTTGGGCGTCCCGGAGACCGACCCGCGCCGCTCGCTCGTGAGGCTCGCCAACCCGCTGTCGGAGACCCACGCGTACCTGCGCACCTCGCTGCTGCCCGGGCTGTTCGCCGCGGTCGCCAGGAACACGAGCCGCAGCATGGGCGACCTCGCGCTGTTCGAGCAGGGACGGGTCTACTTCGACCGTGGCGACGCCGTCGCGCCCCGCCCGAGCGTCGCGCACCGTCCGAGCGAGGACGACCTTGCCGCGATCGAGGCTGCGCTGCCCGGCCAGCCGGAGACCATCGCCGCCGTCGTGACGGGCAACTGGCGTCCCGCGGGCTGGTGGGGTCCTGCCGTGCCAGCCGACTGGACGCACGTCGTCGCGTTCGCTGAGCGCGCCGCTGCCGCGGTGGGGGCTCGCCTGGACCGTCGCAACGCCTCGGTCGCGCCGTGGCATCCCGGCCGCGGCGCCGAGCTGTCCCTCGGCGGGGTCGTGCTCGGCCACGCCGGCGAACTGCACCCGGCCGTCGTCAAGGCGTTCCGGCTCCCCGAGCACGCGTGCGCCGTCGAGCTGAACCTGGAACTGGTCCTGAAGCTCGCCACGGACGGTGGCCGGATCGGCACCCTCTCGGCGTTCCCGCTCGCGAAGGAGGACGTCGCGCTGATCGTCGACGCCGACGTCGCCGCCTCGGACGTGCAGGCGGCGCTCACCGAGGGCGCGGGCGACCTGCTGGAGTCGATCTCGCTGTTCGACGTCTACACGGGCGACCAAGCGGGCGAGGGCAAGAAATCGCTTGCGTTTGCGCTGCGTTTCCGTGGCGACACGACGCTCACCGACGCCGACGCGGCCGCTGCCCGCCAGAACGCGGTAGCTGTCGCTGTCGAGCGCTTCGGGGCGGTCCAGCGCGCCTGA
- a CDS encoding GIY-YIG nuclease family protein: protein MAWIYILRCADGFYYVGSARNLEARMDAHMAGKGAKFTRRRLPVELVYAQECDNIGEAWSLERKVHGWSHAKKEALVNGDFHLLPGLARGRRR from the coding sequence ATGGCATGGATCTACATCTTGAGGTGTGCCGACGGCTTCTACTACGTCGGCAGCGCCAGGAATCTTGAGGCCCGAATGGACGCCCACATGGCGGGTAAGGGAGCGAAGTTCACCCGCAGACGGCTGCCGGTGGAGCTCGTCTACGCCCAGGAGTGCGACAACATCGGTGAGGCTTGGTCGCTTGAACGTAAGGTGCACGGCTGGAGTCACGCCAAGAAGGAGGCCCTCGTCAACGGGGATTTCCACCTGCTACCTGGTCTGGCGCGGGGGAGGCGACGGTAG
- a CDS encoding rhomboid family intramembrane serine protease codes for MSSYQQQSEPWFKIGRLDVTTTIAVALLGAVGMLAWVFVPSLPQWLVYAPQQMLGGEVWRLFTWPLADTISLWSVLNLALLWLFGRDLEAQIGRSQMALLFLGIWGSLTLTTTLVGIVVPGSVIAGLQMVEFCLLLLWIAEWPTRRFFFNIPAWVFGLVMLALQVLPMLAFRAWGNLLGLLLSLVLVAMAARSVGLLGQYSWIPGGRRKKTTSRTQHRPRTHQSTRTQQRHADRRASDEERIDQLLDKINASGIHSLTKQERAELEKLRQRRR; via the coding sequence GTGAGTTCCTATCAGCAGCAGAGCGAGCCCTGGTTCAAGATCGGGCGCCTCGATGTCACCACGACGATCGCCGTGGCCCTCCTCGGCGCCGTCGGCATGCTCGCCTGGGTGTTCGTCCCCTCGCTGCCGCAGTGGCTGGTCTACGCGCCGCAGCAGATGCTCGGCGGCGAGGTGTGGCGGCTGTTCACGTGGCCTCTCGCCGACACCATCAGCCTGTGGAGCGTCCTGAACCTCGCGCTGCTGTGGCTGTTCGGCCGCGACCTCGAGGCGCAGATCGGCCGCAGCCAGATGGCGCTGCTGTTCCTGGGGATCTGGGGCTCGCTCACGCTGACGACCACGCTGGTCGGGATCGTCGTGCCAGGCTCGGTCATCGCCGGATTGCAGATGGTGGAGTTCTGCCTGCTGCTGTTGTGGATCGCCGAGTGGCCGACCCGTCGCTTCTTCTTCAACATCCCAGCGTGGGTCTTCGGGCTGGTCATGCTGGCCCTGCAGGTGCTGCCGATGCTGGCCTTCCGCGCCTGGGGCAACCTGCTCGGCCTGCTGCTCTCGCTCGTGCTGGTCGCGATGGCGGCCCGCAGCGTCGGCCTCCTCGGCCAGTACTCCTGGATCCCCGGTGGTAGGCGCAAGAAGACCACGAGCCGGACCCAGCACCGCCCCCGCACGCACCAGTCGACCCGGACGCAGCAGCGCCACGCCGACCGCCGCGCCTCAGACGAGGAGCGCATCGACCAGTTGCTCGACAAGATCAACGCAAGCGGCATCCACTCGTTGACGAAGCAGGAGCGGGCGGAGTTGGAGAAGCTGCGCCAGCGTCGCCGCTGA
- a CDS encoding DUF2867 domain-containing protein, translating to MYQRPASEHLQRPWLVHGIADDFTLEDVWLVPAPGSSPTDMARFLALLKRRGEHSTAVVRFLFAARWKLGKWFGWDRSGSGLDGRVASLRERVSPELRAAPDPSSGLLRPVYVLPTEMAAETANATVHGVMHCGWVPTGDGYGLELAVYTKPNGRLGRIYMAFIRPFRRFIVWPAMLREWARAWEDRADVGDEGDADGTAQG from the coding sequence ATGTACCAACGTCCTGCGTCAGAGCATCTTCAGAGGCCGTGGCTCGTGCACGGCATTGCCGACGACTTCACGCTGGAGGACGTCTGGCTGGTGCCCGCACCCGGCTCCAGCCCTACCGACATGGCACGATTCCTGGCCCTCCTGAAGCGCCGCGGGGAACACAGCACCGCGGTCGTCCGGTTCCTCTTCGCGGCACGCTGGAAGCTCGGCAAGTGGTTCGGCTGGGACAGGTCAGGATCCGGGCTCGACGGCCGGGTCGCGTCCCTGAGGGAGCGGGTGTCGCCGGAACTGCGGGCGGCGCCGGACCCCTCGTCCGGCCTGTTGCGGCCGGTGTACGTGCTGCCGACCGAGATGGCGGCGGAGACGGCCAACGCGACCGTCCACGGGGTCATGCACTGCGGTTGGGTGCCGACCGGCGACGGCTACGGCCTCGAGTTGGCGGTCTACACCAAGCCCAACGGCCGGCTCGGTCGCATCTACATGGCGTTCATCCGGCCGTTTCGACGGTTCATCGTGTGGCCCGCGATGCTGCGGGAGTGGGCACGGGCTTGGGAGGATCGCGCCGATGTGGGTGACGAAGGAGACGCCGACGGGACCGCGCAGGGCTGA
- a CDS encoding TetR/AcrR family transcriptional regulator — translation MANVKLTRHDWIDAALALLTDEGIDAVRVEPLARRLGVTKGSFYGYFTGLEVFLVEVIRVWEIDVTEGILAQVAKDGDPRKRMRQLAVALVSHPNRTVHTELAVREWARKAPEVDECVRRVQAIQWDLLMQIFSEFCDEREATYRSVVAMSARLATPMLEGGPDGDPAGRIEFVVQQLIR, via the coding sequence ATGGCCAACGTGAAGCTGACCAGGCACGACTGGATCGACGCGGCGCTCGCCCTGCTGACGGACGAGGGCATCGACGCGGTCCGGGTCGAGCCGCTGGCGCGCAGGCTCGGCGTCACCAAGGGCAGCTTCTACGGCTATTTCACGGGTCTGGAGGTCTTCCTCGTGGAGGTCATCCGCGTCTGGGAGATCGACGTCACCGAGGGGATCCTCGCCCAGGTCGCCAAGGACGGAGACCCCAGGAAGCGGATGCGGCAGTTGGCCGTAGCCCTTGTCTCGCATCCCAACCGCACCGTGCACACGGAACTGGCCGTCCGTGAGTGGGCCCGCAAGGCCCCGGAGGTTGATGAGTGCGTGCGCCGGGTGCAGGCGATCCAGTGGGACCTGCTGATGCAGATCTTCTCTGAGTTCTGCGACGAGCGTGAGGCCACCTACCGCAGCGTCGTGGCGATGTCGGCGCGCCTCGCGACGCCGATGCTTGAGGGTGGTCCCGACGGCGATCCGGCCGGGCGGATCGAGTTCGTCGTGCAGCAACTGATCCGCTGA
- a CDS encoding PfkB family carbohydrate kinase, producing MAEGPPEGVHVVLDPGAAFADLPDDVRDAMLDRTTVWTSNQEEAEALCRTKTGGPSTMAEAAKRIARLLPSGAVAIVRDGPAGCAVCVDGVVTEVPGFPQKPVDTNGAGDAHTGVLCAEIARGADWVTACRRANIAGAIKVTRRGPATASTRAEIDAFEARA from the coding sequence ATGGCTGAAGGGCCTCCCGAGGGCGTGCACGTCGTGCTCGACCCAGGCGCAGCCTTCGCCGACCTCCCCGACGACGTGCGCGACGCGATGCTCGACCGCACCACGGTGTGGACCTCCAACCAGGAGGAGGCGGAGGCGCTCTGCCGCACCAAGACCGGTGGCCCGTCGACCATGGCCGAGGCGGCCAAGCGGATCGCCCGGTTGCTTCCCTCCGGCGCCGTTGCGATCGTGCGCGACGGGCCCGCGGGCTGCGCCGTCTGCGTCGACGGCGTCGTCACCGAGGTGCCCGGCTTCCCGCAGAAGCCGGTCGACACCAACGGCGCGGGCGACGCCCACACCGGCGTGCTGTGCGCAGAGATCGCCCGCGGCGCCGACTGGGTCACCGCCTGCCGCAGGGCCAACATCGCCGGGGCCATCAAGGTCACCAGGCGCGGGCCGGCGACCGCCTCGACGAGGGCCGAGATCGACGCGTTCGAGGCGCGGGCCTGA
- a CDS encoding cysteine hydrolase family protein: MTAEPWLIVIDAQRIFADPESDWGSPMWPGTVESIRRLLPSFEGRTILTRWVPPAADERAGSWADYMAAWPFADRPADDPYFDLVDELAGLDAPVVDAPTFGKWERLRDLVGEAPSLVVTGVSTDCCVISTVLPAADAGARVTVVTNGCAGSSPENQAAALTVLGLYPPQVELRTVDDVLADE, from the coding sequence ATGACCGCTGAACCCTGGCTGATCGTCATCGACGCACAACGCATCTTCGCCGACCCCGAAAGCGACTGGGGTTCACCCATGTGGCCGGGCACCGTCGAGTCGATCCGACGCCTCTTGCCCAGCTTCGAGGGTCGCACCATCCTGACCCGCTGGGTGCCGCCCGCCGCTGACGAGCGGGCCGGGTCGTGGGCCGACTACATGGCCGCCTGGCCGTTTGCCGACCGGCCGGCCGACGACCCGTACTTCGACCTCGTCGACGAACTCGCCGGCCTCGACGCGCCGGTGGTGGACGCGCCGACGTTCGGGAAGTGGGAGAGGCTACGCGACTTGGTGGGGGAGGCCCCGAGCCTCGTGGTCACCGGCGTCTCGACCGACTGCTGCGTGATCTCGACGGTGTTGCCCGCGGCCGACGCCGGGGCACGCGTCACGGTCGTCACCAACGGCTGCGCCGGATCGAGTCCCGAGAACCAGGCGGCGGCGCTGACAGTGCTCGGACTGTATCCCCCGCAGGTGGAACTGCGCACCGTCGACGACGTGCTCGCGGATGAATGA